AATAGAGGGCAAAAATCTGATTATTTGAGGGATTAAGAATTGTGCTCGTCttccgttttgttttattttattctactttattttattttataatttcattcttcaaaaattcaaatttttggcTCCTAAAACATTTAGAATAATGCAAAATTCATGCAAACACGtgttcaaaattcttttttttttaagctgaGACTTCGTGTTCATATATTTATCATAATGGCATAAATAAAAGATTATCTCGAGACAGTATACGAGGACTTTACGAGacctaaaaaaatgaaacaggaAGCagtaagaaatttcaaaaatattaacaacagaaatactaaaaatactgaaaaaaatagcaaaaaaaaaggtaattttGTAACCACTGACATGGATGTTCCGGGGAATTTCCCGAAGTCTTGGCCGAATTGTTTCCTACAGATTTTGAATTATGGGcatggaaaaacgaaaaactttgctttgtttttttttcgatgggaATACCTATaataaaaagattgaaaaaagaaggaaacggtagttttttttcctcgagaaCGTAATAGGTGTATTCGAATATCATATTTACTGCCTATAAAGCTTCTAGAAGGAAATATAGCCATGCGCCTAAAGTGAAAATTATCCTGGAATGATGTCATGAGTATAGTGACGAGGTACACATTAGTTGATGTcatgcgaatttttttttcaagttttctgcGAGTGACGTCGAACACCTCGAGAAACTCtttcgtgagaaaaaaaaaactgagaaaacttTAGAGTCTGCTGAGAATTGCTCTATTTTATGCGCTGGGGTCTTCTATTAGTTTCATCTTACGgttgtcgatttttttaaattttttttttgcatttttctgaGCCTTGAACCGAAAAAATCGGACTaagaaatcgaataaaaagatcaaatctgaaaaatttcaatcaatGGAATCGATCGGTTGGCGAACGGCATTGATTATTTTGGCGACTACGCTAttgattgaaatatttttgctgttgaatagaaaaaaattaaagaaaaaaatgagaggagaGAAATTTATGGTCGGccttatattttattaaatgaGCGCTGAGCGTACCACAAATCCTCGATCACCGGGCTGACCAATAGAAAAACGTCGAAGCagaaaataatgtttattAATGCAGCTTCAGTAGGAAATTTTGTACCTACAGTACCTGAATTTCAGGAATTATGTTTTAAATAAATCATAACAAATAGTAGTCTCTAAAAATTCGGTACTTTATTTCAGTGAAGAATTATTGTCAGCAATGAAAAGGCTATGGGCAGATAGCGGTGTACAAGAATGTTTCGCCCGAAGCAACGAATATCAACTTAACGATTCTGCCAAATAGTATGTTATGAATGGAAatactttgttttcttgtgttttttcctttcttttcttttctttctgctgcATTATTGCTGACTTAACGGCGCTACATACATCGATTTGATCGATCCCCGTTTCAGTTTCCTAGATGATCTAGAGCGATTAGGTGAAGCAAGTTATCAACCAACTGAGCAGGATATACTGCGTACTCGTGTAAAAACTACTGGTATCGTGGAAGTCCATTTCACCTTCAAAAACCTCAATTTCAAGTGAGTTTTGAGTACAGTTCTCGAATCGATTCCGAGTTTCGAGTCGAATTATTCGCgtttgcattttcatttttcttatttatttatttgtttatttatttattttgtgccATGGATTAAGGTTATTCGATGTCGGCGGTCAACGgtcagaacgaaaaaaatggattcatTGTTTTGAGGATGTGACGGCGATAATTTTCTGTGTTGCTATGTCCGAGTACGATCAAGTTCTACATGAAGATGAAACCACGGTTAGTTTAACATAGATACAAACGAATCGATCATCGATCGATCAGgattcataattttcttatcAGGACTCgtagtttttgtttcaaacattttcaatttatttattttttttgcttcctttctTTCGAGCGAATTACTATGATTGATTTTTCCGGAGTAAATGtaaggaaaaatttatttggatACACATTTCTGTTAGCAATAGTTCATACCGCTCTCATATCGACATCAAACGACAGAAGCATGAGCACTTTCTGGAACTTTCTCCTGGGTCCCAGCACGAAATTATCAATTAGCGCGAATTCTAGAAATTGCAGAAAGTACTCGTAACTTTTCGATAATGGGTTCGTATAGAATCAGAACTAACTAGTTTTTGTAGCTAATGACTGCTTTGTAAAGTTATAAACCAATTCGTGCCAGGACCATTTTCGATGAATGGGGAAGCTATACCTATTGcgtattattttctattatcgCGGGCAACGAATCCTTGAAGCCCAACCAAACATCTGAGCCTAAATCCTCATTTATTTCCATACATGTTATTCTCGGATGTATATTCTCCGGCATCAACAATACGTTGATCTCGTGGGAATCCCCGGGGTATTGCAAAGTTTGCTGGAAAAATAGCTGAGATCGAGTTCTCGGGATTAAAACTAGAAATTTAActggaaattttatttattcaggtGCACAGAATTTGCACTAAAAGCTATTAAAACAATATTATGTCAGattcaattaaaattaattaaaatattccGTACATGAATTTGTGACAATTAAAAATTGACGTGGTCCCCTCGATGGGGGATTATGTTGGAGGAAATTAATTGGTTCTCCCTACACTCTCCGTATATGACCTCATTGGGCAGAAACCAGGCCTTTTTCAATTCTGCTGCACTGTCCCCACTTAGCTTCCTTAGAAAACAGATCTTCCAGATTTTTAGCCGTTTCCCTCATTTCTGGACCTTTTCCTTAATCCGCGGTAACACTGTTTGATTGGgaattcttagaaaatttctcgGAAATGATCCTTATCGATATTTAACCTCTAGACTCCTCCCTATCGATATTTAAACGTGGCAATTATGATggtaaatattttatttatctaaaaaaaaattaaaaattttatttattaggttGGTGATTATTTTGATCATGATTGATGATGATTCGATATAGTGGTAGTTATTTTTGTCTCTTTCCATCAAACCacatagaaaaattttcctgtCTTGTAACTTTTGTTGAATCCTGAATTTATTCGTTTGGCGAGGCGCACGTATGGgtgaatttcaatttcactAGTGAATTTATCCAGGCATCAACCTCCTTTAACCTCAAATCTCTACTTTCCTAAAGATTTTCTAGCGAatagaagcttttttttggggTAGTAAAATAATGTACCTCTCTGGTATCCTTGAACGCCAAAGGTGAAGTGTAACACCTATTTTctgtaaacaaaataaaaaataaacgtttttgttgttttcatacCTTCAATCCTTTCCATAGCTCTTTTAATCATTGCTGAAGGTTTCTGCCAAGGTCCTATTTTAATTTGAGTAGAattaaaacttgaaaattagtcaattatttacttatttaaaggatttatttagaaaaaaaaagaatatataaTTAGAAAAACCAACACACCATTCTTAGTCACAGTTTGAGGAAATCAATAAGATGCTACGTATCGATTtactatttaattattaattaaatcaattaaaatcaaCACAACATTCAAGTACGTCGAAATTCATCGAAAGTCGAGATTTTTCTCGCATTCATTGAAATTTAACATTAAAGTCAATTAAATCAAGCTTTCACTTGATATAATCAATAAAAGTAGTTCAATTAAGTTCGATCACCACGTGGGACCTTCGTTCCTCATCTTGCAAGTGAAAAGGATTCTCGAATACATATAATTAATTTCCTGCCGATCGCATCCACttattttattgcaattttttcttcccggCGGACGAATAGCAAGTAATGAGTCGTAATCCACTAAAACAATGCGTTGTTGTAATATTCTCATCGTAAAACACTGGAATACGGTGGCGAAGTAATAGAACAACCACTGTGTGACAGCGTAATAACTGGGTCCCACCTGGTGGGGACATTATGAAATGAGAGGGaaacagcgattttttttgataacatAGACTGAATTTCAGGAATTTGCGTTTgatagtgttttatttgtttttatggatACACATTATTACTTAGCagtcaataataataataataataataataataataataataataataataataacaataataataataataataataataataataataataataataataataataataatagtagagatagtaataataattgtgTAATTAATAATACAGAGCATAAAGAcatcaataattaataattaataattaataataataataataataataataataataataataataataataataataataataataataataataatgtaattagtggtaaattttttttcttttttccgtgtAATACTGGTGTCcgcgaataaatgaataatagaaagaaaacgaaatatgttggaaaatttgtttaaaatgaCACAACATGTTAGTCTATCGTTTCCCGTTGAGACGTAAATCATTATTGATTGGACGTAGGTGCAACCTTCTAATATATAATTGATGAAGAACGTAATTATTCACTAGAACTGTAATTGTTTATAACCGCGGTTTTAGTGAATAATTACTTCTAAACTTTGGCATTATTGGATTTTCGGAGTTTTCCAATTGTCCAAATCGATTGCATTGCGATGTAATGTGCTGGCGGTAGAACCGCAATATTTTTACACATATTTCGTGAAGCATGAAATTTGGCTATCATCctcatttttggtttttccgCTATGATTTCCAATATGCTATTATTTCTCATCGTCGTTCATGGgataaccacaaaaaaaacaaaacaatgacGCGCATTGCTATGGATTGGGACATGTACATATTTCTCCTGGGGCCGTGACGCGTTCGCGTGGCGATGtcctaaaattaaaaaggaaatcctgctaagaaaatgaggaaaaaactaaaacaattaaaagataagtgtggttatttttttgcccgcattttttctcttggatttttttctgttcttagGCCGCTTTTGTTacgcaaaaaaatgaaaaaaggaaaaaaaagaaagctaaaacaatataagaaaatttaattgtttttctgCCCACATTTTTCCCttggaattttctcttcattcttgAGCGAGCTCTGTTAAgtgattaagaagaaaaaagaaaataatgctaCTTTTAGCTTCAAACTCATGGATATCGTCATCCTGGAAAGGCTGCGCTTAACTGCTTTGCActatttttaggaaaaaaaaagaagcccgTCAGCTTTAATGATCGTTCATAAAAATCATTTGATATTCCGTCTCGAGCATTCCCCCTCTCAGCCATAATTCTTTTTGACGTGAAAttgcacaaaacaaaaatcgtCAACGAAATAAGCTACTAATAATATAGCGTCATACATATGACGTCATTTTAttggaaattgaaatttctcattttcagaaTCGAATGCACGAGTCATTGAAATTGTTCGACTCAATTTGTAACAATAAATGGTTCACGGATACGTCTATTATCCTGTTTTTGAATAAGAAGGATCTCTTTGaggagaaaatcaagaaaagtcCACTTACGATTTGTTTCCCGGAATACTCAGGTGAactttattggtttttttttaaattatttatatgcAACTTTTCCACGTTTCCATGAATTCTCCATGATTTTTTTGCAACCAACCATCTCCCaggagaagaagaggaggttttccatattttcaggTCGACAAGATTATCACGAAGCTTCGGCATATATTCAAGCACAATTTGAGGCAAAGAATAAGTCAGCAAATaaggtttgtttgtttttttttgttcttcttttttttaaaaatgatttttcacATGACTCACTTTTTTATCGCTGCATCTCACCTATTAAAGGGTCGTTGCCGTATACCGTAGTCGACATTTTCAAACACATTATCTAACGtttattctgttttgtgaGCGAAATCAAAGTTACGAAGCCCGTAATACACGTCAATCAATAACTGCCCACTATCGCATGAATAAGATGATATTAATTGAAATATTAgaaggcaaaagaaaaaaacgagattttccttattatttgtttgtctAATACCTGCTTTTTATCTGTATACCTTAGAATTTTAAGGACTTTTCTAATTTGGGGTCGAAATTTTGTAGAAGATCACAGTTGAAAACACAGAAATAGGGTTATTAGTTTAttaaaaacttaaattttCAAGAGTTTCACATGTGATTTTCacgagaaattcaaaatgtcGCGATAAAATGTCGCGCGTTCATACTCCCGCCTCCGATGGTGTTCAGACAGGCTGACGCCGCGCGTCGTGTCGCGTCTACTGCTGCGATGCGCGCTTCTCTGCAAAAAACGCACCGTCTCTCCTCACTAACTCGCTTCAATCGGTAATGCGTCACGCTTACGAAGTTGAACTTGTTTTGACGCCTACTATagattctacattttttttcattattatgtttttttttctgaaaattataATGAGGTACCGTCAACTGACCCTTTTCTGAGTGCAAAGACCATACTTATTGCTTTCTATGGTAATCCTTCTGGTAATTTCTGCtaatccgcttttttttttacttgctaTTACGCAATTCCATGCATTTATCGGCATTCAAACGTGAAATTATCGTTTTTCTGccaacatttttattttggaacattAAAACgagtaaaaaatttaaatatgaGATGAAACGAATAGAATCTAATATCCTGTGCCGTGGCGGgagcaaaaaaagtggtttgtacggaaaaaagagaaagaaaatcttctgaaATCCGCcaatttcatcactttttgAAGTGTAAAACAGTAAATAAACCATAAGACTGATTCACATGAAGcgtgacgcaaaaaaaaattaccacaaTTTTGCACCAATAAATCCAAGTAAGAATTTTATTCTGTTCTAATAGTCAGAAAATTCTGCGTAAGTTTCTACACATCACATACAAAATGAACGCCTTCAGCTTCAATACAAGCATTCAGTctcttccggaaatttttgaggatgcaCGCGATCAGGTCCCATAGCCCATACTTGGGTCCTTCCGGCGAATCCAGTGACATGTGCTTAAAAGAGCAGGAGTATTACTACAGGATcgataaaacaagaaaaactcaaagaaTTGAAATTGGGCGAGTTGCTGAAGGCTGAACATCTTCGTCCAGAAATCTAGAAGATTGGTGTCACGCTACTCCGGTGTCTCCTTTACACGGTGGGCTCGCGACCAATCGTGCTGGAAGGGTCAACCAAAGTCCATAGCGTTTTCTTTGGCCCAATCAGTCAATGCATCCCTGGATTTTCCGTACCTAGTCACACTTCATGTGGACCACCCTCTGTACCAATTCGGTCATGTAAGCCACATATATATGTGTACCAATACTAActgatttctatttctttgatCTGACCTCTGGTCAGACGAATAGAACGaatcaataaattattataagTATTTTTTCCAAGTTGACTAATTTTGAAGTCATTGACAAACTACAGCCTTCCCCGAATACAATTATTCTCACCTAACGATAAccaaagggcgggtgtagcgcagtcggttcggtagaggttccgctgcctccacggtcgatcagaggttcgaatccgccctaggcgctcaccaagcctttcatccctccggggtccagataaattggtcccagatttgtctgcgaggataaaaacactgacttgacccatcggcaagcctccgcaagtcattgtttgggccagttacacgttcacgTAAACCTCAacggattctgaattgaagtgaatgtggcggcgggtcccaagcggattcactaacaccagacactttatcctaactttatccttaacgCTAACCAGAAAGGACAAACGAAAatgagagttgtcatggtaaCATTGTTAAGTAATTGTGATGGAATACAAGGatagccgttttttttttctggatcacaTTATTTCCTTAATCTTACGGATTGAAGCTCATAGTCTGGGTGTGGATGAAACGCGAAAATTGGCTTCTTATACTCTTACTGTACCTAAATCAGTGGTTTGTTATTGTAGTTATGAATGACCTATGAGAATTGTGCTATTTTGCATGCTGCATTTAcgtaaataatgaaaaatattcgtAAACAGTGATCgtttttcttgagattttcATCGTTAGTTTCCAGATTCCTTTTGACCTACCTCCAggcctttttcctttcataatTCATCCTGACGCAGCTACGCTTCTGAATTTCTCGTCACACTTGTCATGTCTATGAGTTTACCAGCATCTTTCCTGGATAGTCAATAGAGCTCAAAAAACTACACAgatttcgagatttttttactagactgagaaaaacaaaatatttgttttccaaaagaaacaaaaaaggtaTCGTTTCCTTATCCTGAAATGTTtggtttcgaaaattttcagccGCCTCTTAtgatttttctccaattttggGGCGATTTTTCTGTCGACACGTGGATTAAAATTCCCTATCAGTAGCTTcagtatatttttttaaaacatttttttacttgCGCACAAGAAAATGATATCCGATCACATTGAATACCCGTGGAGGTTCGTAGCGTTTATACTTCATAGCGGGTTTGTTCCTTTCGCGATTATCCGTGCGATGTGGCTACGCTAACGTCATCGCGTTTGCTAAAACATCTTTACGTTCCTCCatcattcttcatttctcgtttttttttcttaaatcgtGGACGTGCAGCCGCTAAAATCATGACGTGATGAAATCTGAGACAACAAATCCACTAAATACATtacattttgttgttgtttttttctaggaaaaattaccttgatttttttctttttcaggagaTCTACTGTCACATGACGTGTGCCACGGACACAACAAACATTCAATTCGTGTTCGATGCGGTTACGGACGTGATTATCGCGAATAATCTACGCGGTTGTGGTCTATACTAGATCTACGCTACGATACGCTACGATCGTGCTCCTCTGCATGACAGCTTTGCTTTGGaaatgtgtgcgtgtgtgtatgtgtgtatgtgcgtgtgtgcgtgtgtgtttGTCGTCCGTCCAGAAAATATTCGGGCTGCCGTACGCACCACAATCAGAACCGCTCCTCGCTCTCTGTCTTCTGATGTACTGGCTGTGTGTTTAGCACCGTGACGGTTGCGCTCTCCTGCCCCAACTTCAACCGCCCTCTTCCCCCCTCCTCCCTCTCCCCATCCCTAAACTAGGCAACtcgattttctcattctttacAATTTGTGTgcaattatatattattttgtattctcCTGTTTATCATCCGTTCATTCAGTCATttgcttctcttcttcaccttcttctcgtttttttgattgattgattgattggttgATTGATTGGCTATTAGCATCATTCATATGTACGCACAGTGATCTTCTTCTCCATTTCACCACGGCTCTACGCTGTTTTATTTTCGCTCCTGCCAGCCCTCAGTTTCCAAAGAAATTCCCCATTTCTTGTATCGTCATTGTTGAGCTCATCGGTATTTTGGAGGGAGGGAACTGAGGGCGAACTCCCTCTTCATTCGTGCTATTCAcctttgtttattattattttttctctctcagcACAGGAGCTGTTTGTACACAGGACCGATGACGCGTGAAGGCAGTAGATTTGTTGACTGTAATGTCACTGTCATTGCCTTTTCAAGTATCAGTTTTCGTTTcgagtgtattttttttctcaccccCCTTCTCTTCACATCCATCCATTTTTGTCAGCCAATTCTTTTCGTTAATTGTGTGTAAAGTAGTTGTTCTCAGTAGAACTGCCGCGCTTTAATAACCCATCCGTTCGATTTCTAGTTGATTAACGTCTAGTCATATATCATACGATTTTATTCGATCGGTTCTGTACCACCCACCCCCAATCACCACCACTCTCTCCTAAAATGCACACTCTTGCGACTCactctctgttttttttatattgctACACCGCTCAATGGCGGATGttatcatattttattatattatttaataagGTTTTTTTATTGCGATAAACTATTAAATGaacgtcttctttttttgtggaaagaaactcggagaaaaaatggaaaggaatTGTTGCTGTCATATCAATTTTCTGGTTCAGTGAATAGTGGCAGAGGTTTGAAGCAGAGcagaaatttatttctgtgCCAATGAAAGCAAGAATTTGTTAGGACTCAAAGCAAAATTAGTGTtgaaaacttaaaggcatcaccccacgaagctgaggtgatacggatttcaggtggagtattcgcatacggcaTTGAAGGTTATGGAAAAAGGGGTtattctgtctatttcttgctaagataaaataaaataaaaatggcataaaaatatataaaatatataaaaaaatatataaatggcataaaaaacggtccggaagatgcggcgcgtgcacaaggctggcgcgctccaatcgaactcgttgttgaaaatagcgcgccggaacgctcgaagccgtatcttcctggccgttttttacggcaattaggaagaaatggactagaaatcacccttctctccgtaatctacgatcccgtatacgaatactccaccggaaatccatatcactccagattcgtgtggtgatgcctttaatggaaaaTCAGGAGCATTACGCAATGGAAACTGAGCCTTGGGTCAGAAGGATTGAAAGGaatatcgaagaaaaaaaaagcttactaACTCTGAGGTGAaaaaatgtccagaaaaaatggaagaactaAGCTGAAACCATAGTGAAAACC
The Necator americanus strain Aroian chromosome I, whole genome shotgun sequence genome window above contains:
- a CDS encoding hypothetical protein (NECATOR_CHRI.G3879.T1), with the protein product MGCTMSQEERAALERSRMIEKNLKEDGMQAAKDIKLLLLGAGESGKSTIVKQMKIIHESGFTAEDYKQYKPVVYSNTVQSLVAILRAMANLSVPFGASEREVDAKLVMDVVARMEDTEPFSEELLSAMKRLWADSGVQECFARSNEYQLNDSAKYFLDDLERLGEASYQPTEQDILRTRVKTTGIVEVHFTFKNLNFKLFDVGGQRSERKKWIHCFEDVTAIIFCVAMSEYDQVLHEDETTNRMHESLKLFDSICNNKWFTDTSIILFLNKKDLFEEKIKKSPLTICFPEYSGRQDYHEASAYIQAQFEAKNKSANKEIYCHMTCATDTTNIQFVFDAVTDVIIANNLRGCGLY
- a CDS encoding hypothetical protein (NECATOR_CHRI.G3879.T2), with amino-acid sequence MSQEERAALERSRMIEKNLKEDGMQAAKDIKLLLLGAGESGKSTIVKQMKIIHESGFTAEDYKQYKPVVYSNTVQSLVAILRAMANLSVPFGASEREVDAKLVMDVVARMEDTEPFSEELLSAMKRLWADSGVQECFARSNEYQLNDSAKYFLDDLERLGEASYQPTEQDILRTRVKTTGIVEVHFTFKNLNFKLFDVGGQRSERKKWIHCFEDVTAIIFCVAMSEYDQVLHEDETTNRMHESLKLFDSICNNKWFTDTSIILFLNKKDLFEEKIKKSPLTICFPEYSGRQDYHEASAYIQAQFEAKNKSANKEIYCHMTCATDTTNIQFVFDAVTDVIIANNLRGCGLY